A part of Capsicum annuum cultivar UCD-10X-F1 chromosome 6, UCD10Xv1.1, whole genome shotgun sequence genomic DNA contains:
- the LOC107875752 gene encoding 60S ribosomal protein L9 produces the protein MKTILSSETMDIPDGITIKVKAKQIEVEGPRGKLVRNFKHLNLDFQLITDEETGQKKLKVDAWFGSRKTTAAIRTALSHVDNLITGVTKGYRYKMRFVYAHFPINASITGGNKSIEIRNFLGEKKVRKVDMLEGVTVVRSEKVKDELVLDGNDIELVSRSAALINQKCHVKNKDIRKFLDGIYVSEKGRIEAEE, from the exons ATGAAGACAATTTTGTCCTCGGAGACCATGGATATCCCCGACGGCATAACCATTAAGGTGAAAGCAAAACAAATCGAAGTTGAAGGACCAAGGGGCAAACTGGTCAGAAACTTCAAGCATCTCAATCTCGATTTTCAGCTGATTACGGACGAGGAAACTGGACAGAAGAAGTTGAAGGTTGATGCTTGGTTCGGATCTCGTAAGACGACTGCTGCTATCCGTACCGCGCTTAGCCATGTGGATAATCTTATCACTGGTGTTACTAAGGGTTATAGGTACAAGATGAGGTTTGTGTATGCTCACTTTCCTATCAATGCTTCCATTACTGGCGGGAATAAGTCCATTGAGATCCGTAACTTCCTTGGCGAGAAGAAG GTTCGGAAAGTTGACATGCTTGAGGGAGTAACAGTTGTTCGATCTGAGAAGGTCAAGGATGAGCTTGTATTGGATGGAAATGACATTGAGCTTGTTTCTCGCTCCGCAGCCCTCATTAACCAA AAATGCCATGTGAAGAACAAGGATATCCGAAAGTTTCTTGATGGTATCTATGTCAGTGAGAAGGGTAGAATTGAAGCAGAAGAATGA